DNA sequence from the Chryseobacterium indicum genome:
CTAAAGCCCATTTCTATTGATACTTTTGCACTGTTTTTACATCAAACTCACGTTAAAACACTATATCCCCAAAGATTTTTTAGCTACTATGCTTTTTTGAGTGCCACAAAGCCAACAACGCTTATAAAAAATTGAATTTCAATGAATTAAAATTAAATTTAGTAGAACTTTAATACAAGTTTTGGCTAAAGCCTATTGTTTTCTTGATTATTAAAATAAGCTAAAGCCCATTTCTATTGATACTTTTGCACTGTTTTTACATCAAACTCACGTTAAAACACTATATCCCCAAAGATTTTTTAGCTACTATGCTTTTTTGAGTATCACAATGATGCTAACACTTTTAAATGATTGGACTTTATGATATTTTATTTTCTACATTCAGAAATTTAAACTTTGATGTTTTTTTCTCCCGAATCTTTCGCAGTCCGACCTGAGTGGAGTTCTTTTTGTTTTTTACAAAACAAAAAGATTGGGAGCCCTTCGATAAACTCAGGATAAACTACAGGCGGAAACAGATTCCCCAATAAGAAAAAACTATAAAAAAAGTTCTTTAACGATGATGTAAATTCCCATCACAAGAATCAACCATCCGAATGCAGGTTTGAGTTTTTTTCCGTCGATTTTTTTGGATAACTGCGAACCGATGATGATGCCGACAATGGCAATTGATGAAATGGTGGCTAATAATTTCCAATCGATTTTCACAGCATCCATTGATGAGAAAAATCCGATAAGCGAATTGAGTGAAATGATTACCAGTGAAGTTCCGATGGCTACTTTCATTGGAGTTTTAAGAAGATTAACGAGTGCGGGAATGATCATAAATCCGCCTCCTGCACCGACTAAACCTGTTAAAATTCCTACAACAGATCCTTCTCCTGCTGCTAAAAGTGTACTGTTTTTCTGTAAATCTGATGTTTTGGTAACACAATCTGTAGTTTTCTGAATCATTTTATAAGAAGCTAAAATCATTAATCCTGCAAAAATCAAAAGCAACAGAATATCTTTCGTTACCACAAAGTTACCGACTGTAAAAACTTCGTCGGGAATTAAGGGTACAATATAATTTCGCGTCAGGAAAATGGAAATAATGGACGGTATTCCGAAAACAAGGGCGGTTTTTAAATGTACCAGACCTTTTTTAAAATAGGAAACTGAACCGACCACACTGCTGATTCCGACAATAAAAAGGGAATATTCTGTTGCCAGAAAAGCGTCTAACCCGAAAAGGTAAACCAAAACAGGAACGGTAAGAATGCTTCCGCCACCACCGATTAAACCTAACGAAATTCCTATTAAAACAGAAGCGAGATATCCAAAAATTTCCATGTTTTCAACTTTATAATGCAAAATTGAAGATATCAGAAAAGGTGTACCGCTACTTTTGTTACAGAACGGTTTTTTAATGCTAAGTTTGCGAAAATTTTTACTTTAGTTGTTATGTTGAAAGAATCTTAAGATTTTTTTGATCGCGAAGTTCGTTAAGATTTTCTTGACTACTCAATGTTTTTTAAATTCACGAAGCTACTTCGACAAGCTCAGCATAAACTATTCACTTAGATAAGATCACAAAGAGACTCGCTAATCTGCTAAAATCACAATTTTATTTCGTCCGAGCTGGAGTTTTCCGGAGTCTTCGAGCTGTTTCAGGAGTCGGGAAACAACGACTCTGGCTGTTCCCAGTTCGTTGGCAAGCTGTTCGTGGGTGATTACGATGGTTTTGGAATTCAGAATTTCAGATTTTTTGTGAAGAAGATTCAGCAGTCTTTCATCAACTTTTTTGAAAGCAATCGCATTGATGATATCCAAGAGTTCTTCAAAGCGTTTATGGTACAGCCTGAAAATATAAT
Encoded proteins:
- a CDS encoding sulfite exporter TauE/SafE family protein; amino-acid sequence: MEIFGYLASVLIGISLGLIGGGGSILTVPVLVYLFGLDAFLATEYSLFIVGISSVVGSVSYFKKGLVHLKTALVFGIPSIISIFLTRNYIVPLIPDEVFTVGNFVVTKDILLLLIFAGLMILASYKMIQKTTDCVTKTSDLQKNSTLLAAGEGSVVGILTGLVGAGGGFMIIPALVNLLKTPMKVAIGTSLVIISLNSLIGFFSSMDAVKIDWKLLATISSIAIVGIIIGSQLSKKIDGKKLKPAFGWLILVMGIYIIVKELFL